One region of Neisseria mucosa genomic DNA includes:
- a CDS encoding Asp-tRNA(Asn)/Glu-tRNA(Gln) amidotransferase subunit GatA — protein MTQYTLKQASQLLQSKQISAVELATEYLAAIAAQNPAINGYITLDQDKTLAEARAADARIAQGNATALTGVPIAYKDIFCQTGWRSACSSKMLDNFVSPYTATVVQNLLDEGMVTLGRTNMDEFAMGSTNETSFYGATKNPWNPEHVPGGSSGGSAAVVAARLAPVALGSDTGGSIRQPASHCGITGIKPTYGTVSRFGMVAYASSFDQAGPMAQTAEDCAILLNAMASFDERDSTNLERSKEDYARDLDKPLKGIKIGLPKEYFGEGADADVQAALQSVINLLKAQGAETIEVSLPQTALSIPAYYVLASAEASTNLSRYDGVRYGHRAAQFGDLEEMYSNTRAEGFGSEVKRRIMIGTYVLSHGYYDAYYLKAQKLRRLVANDFQTAFAQCDFILAPTAPTAAPKLGSDIHDPVQMYLSDIYTIAVNLAGLPALTLPAGFSSSGLPIGVQFIGNHFSEAKILGAAHQVQLVSDWHTQTPDGKA, from the coding sequence ATGACCCAATACACCCTCAAACAAGCCAGCCAACTGCTGCAATCCAAGCAAATCTCCGCCGTCGAACTGGCAACCGAATACCTCGCCGCAATTGCTGCGCAGAACCCGGCAATCAACGGCTACATTACTCTCGACCAAGACAAAACCCTAGCCGAAGCCCGTGCCGCCGACGCGCGTATCGCGCAAGGCAACGCCACGGCGCTTACCGGCGTACCCATCGCCTACAAAGATATTTTCTGCCAAACAGGCTGGCGCAGCGCATGCAGCTCCAAAATGCTGGACAACTTTGTTTCCCCCTACACTGCCACCGTCGTCCAAAACCTGCTCGACGAAGGCATGGTAACGCTCGGTCGTACCAATATGGACGAGTTTGCCATGGGTTCGACTAACGAAACCTCGTTCTACGGCGCGACTAAAAACCCATGGAATCCCGAACACGTCCCAGGCGGCTCGTCCGGCGGTTCCGCCGCCGTCGTTGCGGCACGCCTTGCTCCTGTCGCGCTCGGTTCAGACACCGGCGGCTCCATCCGCCAGCCTGCTTCACACTGCGGCATCACAGGCATTAAACCTACCTACGGTACCGTTTCCCGCTTCGGCATGGTTGCTTACGCCTCCAGTTTCGACCAAGCCGGTCCGATGGCGCAAACCGCCGAAGACTGCGCGATTTTGCTCAATGCGATGGCAAGCTTCGACGAGCGTGATTCCACCAACTTGGAACGCAGCAAAGAAGACTACGCCCGCGATTTGGACAAACCGCTCAAAGGCATAAAAATCGGTCTGCCTAAAGAATATTTCGGCGAAGGCGCGGATGCTGATGTGCAGGCTGCTTTACAAAGCGTCATCAATCTTTTAAAAGCACAAGGTGCGGAAACCATTGAAGTTTCCCTGCCGCAAACTGCCCTGTCCATTCCCGCTTACTACGTCCTCGCTTCCGCCGAAGCCAGCACCAACCTTTCCCGCTACGACGGCGTACGCTACGGCCACCGCGCCGCCCAATTCGGCGACCTTGAAGAAATGTACAGCAACACCCGCGCCGAAGGCTTCGGCAGCGAAGTCAAACGCCGCATCATGATTGGTACTTATGTGTTGTCGCACGGCTACTACGATGCCTATTACCTGAAAGCCCAAAAACTGCGCCGCCTCGTTGCCAACGATTTTCAGACAGCCTTCGCGCAATGCGATTTCATCCTCGCCCCGACTGCGCCCACCGCCGCCCCCAAACTCGGCAGCGACATCCACGATCCCGTGCAGATGTACCTTTCCGACATCTACACCATCGCCGTGAATCTGGCAGGATTGCCCGCCCTGACCCTACCCGCAGGTTTCAGTAGCAGCGGACTGCCCATCGGCGTGCAATTTATCGGCAACCACTTCTCCGAAGCCAAAATCCTTGGCGCAGCGCATCAAGTACAGTTGGTAAGTGATTGGCACACCCAAACCCCTGATGGAAAAGCATAA
- a CDS encoding Asp-tRNA(Asn)/Glu-tRNA(Gln) amidotransferase subunit GatC, whose protein sequence is MALSLTDVEKIAKLSRLSLTEEEKGKTLSELNDIFAMVEKMQSVNTDGVEPMAHPHEAALRLREDTVTETDHAAEYQAVAPEVRNRLYIVPQVIEE, encoded by the coding sequence ATGGCTCTAAGCTTAACCGATGTGGAAAAAATTGCCAAACTCTCACGCCTTTCGCTGACCGAAGAAGAAAAAGGCAAAACCCTCTCAGAATTGAACGACATTTTCGCCATGGTTGAAAAGATGCAGAGCGTGAATACCGATGGTGTCGAGCCGATGGCACACCCCCACGAAGCCGCCCTGCGCCTGCGCGAAGATACAGTTACCGAAACCGACCATGCCGCCGAATATCAAGCCGTCGCACCCGAAGTGCGCAACCGCCTGTATATCGTGCCTCAGGTAATTGAAGAATAA
- a CDS encoding rod shape-determining protein gives MFRFLSRFFSNDIAIDLGTANTLIYVRGKGIVLDEPSVVAVQSGTGGKSKIVAVGTEAKKMQGRAPRNIEIVRPMQDGVIADFTIAERMLSMLIKKATEGHSVVPPRVVICVPGGATQVERKAILDSAFAAGASSVHLIEEPMAAALGAGLPVEDTVGSMVVDIGGGTTEIGILSLGGMAYSASVRAAGDEFDKSIAHYLRRHRGVLVGEATAEELKKTIGSAYGFATETAMRIKGRDLAEGTPKSLAVTSEEVREALSETVNQIIRAVRLALEQVSPELAGDIADRGIMLTGGGALLHGMDTVLADATGLPVGIADQPLNCVAYGAGKALDYIGKWNAVFVDNP, from the coding sequence ATGTTTCGTTTTTTATCCCGTTTTTTCTCCAACGATATCGCCATTGATTTAGGTACGGCGAACACGTTGATTTATGTGCGCGGTAAAGGCATTGTTTTGGACGAGCCGTCTGTGGTGGCGGTTCAATCGGGTACGGGCGGTAAAAGTAAGATTGTCGCCGTGGGTACGGAAGCCAAGAAAATGCAGGGGCGTGCGCCGCGCAATATTGAAATCGTCCGGCCTATGCAGGACGGAGTGATTGCCGACTTTACGATTGCCGAGCGTATGCTAAGCATGCTGATTAAAAAGGCCACGGAAGGTCATTCAGTCGTACCTCCGCGCGTAGTGATCTGCGTGCCGGGTGGTGCGACTCAGGTTGAACGCAAAGCGATTTTGGATTCTGCATTTGCGGCAGGGGCGTCATCTGTTCATTTGATTGAGGAGCCGATGGCGGCTGCTTTGGGTGCGGGTCTGCCGGTTGAGGATACTGTCGGCTCAATGGTAGTGGATATTGGCGGCGGCACAACGGAAATCGGTATTTTGTCTTTGGGCGGTATGGCTTACTCCGCATCCGTCCGCGCTGCCGGTGATGAATTTGATAAAAGCATCGCGCATTATTTGCGCCGTCATCGCGGTGTACTGGTTGGTGAAGCGACGGCTGAAGAGTTGAAGAAAACGATTGGCTCTGCCTATGGCTTTGCAACGGAAACCGCAATGCGGATTAAAGGTCGAGACTTGGCGGAAGGAACCCCAAAATCGTTGGCTGTTACTTCTGAGGAAGTGCGCGAAGCTCTGAGCGAAACGGTTAATCAGATTATCCGCGCCGTACGCCTTGCATTGGAACAAGTATCACCGGAGTTAGCGGGTGATATTGCCGACAGGGGTATTATGCTGACGGGTGGTGGCGCACTGTTGCACGGTATGGATACGGTTTTGGCAGATGCGACGGGACTGCCTGTCGGCATTGCCGACCAGCCTTTGAACTGTGTGGCTTATGGCGCAGGCAAAGCCTTGGATTACATCGGCAAATGGAATGCCGTTTTTGTGGATAACCCGTAA
- the mreC gene encoding rod shape-determining protein MreC has translation MEHSSLRFDEAKGQKLLPRFIAYLLLGAGIMVADGRFDLMQPVRTAAAEILYPVQWLANQPVRLYQYFSNQSQSQTELLERNRLLLEENGRLKIQLQRDKVNLSELQELKKLYGLQQKGISNVIGAEVLSSGKDPLSERLIINKGSGEGVAAGDAVIDQNGLIGRITLVHANSAEVELMAAAQSIVPVAVERTGERNLAYGNGVGLDLRYFPTGSDLKPQDVLITSGLDGIYPAGIPVARVDKVVRASGTPYYDTELTPFAALRRNRFVLVLSSSHSSQ, from the coding sequence ATGGAACATTCTTCTTTACGGTTTGACGAGGCAAAGGGCCAAAAGCTGTTGCCTCGTTTTATTGCGTATCTTTTGCTGGGTGCCGGCATTATGGTGGCGGATGGTCGTTTCGACCTGATGCAACCCGTGCGCACTGCGGCGGCGGAGATTCTTTATCCGGTGCAATGGCTGGCAAACCAGCCGGTCCGTCTCTATCAATATTTTTCCAATCAATCTCAATCACAAACCGAGCTGTTGGAACGAAACCGTCTCCTTTTGGAGGAAAACGGTCGTCTGAAAATCCAGCTTCAACGTGACAAGGTCAATCTGAGCGAATTGCAGGAACTGAAAAAGCTATACGGCTTGCAACAAAAAGGCATCAGCAATGTCATCGGTGCTGAAGTATTGTCCAGTGGCAAAGACCCGCTGTCCGAGCGTTTGATTATCAATAAAGGCAGTGGCGAAGGGGTGGCGGCAGGCGATGCTGTTATCGACCAAAACGGCTTAATCGGACGAATTACATTGGTTCATGCAAACAGCGCGGAAGTCGAGCTGATGGCGGCTGCGCAAAGTATCGTCCCTGTTGCCGTTGAGCGTACGGGCGAACGCAATCTCGCCTACGGCAACGGCGTAGGTTTGGATTTGCGCTATTTCCCGACAGGATCGGATTTGAAGCCGCAGGATGTTTTGATTACCTCCGGCTTGGATGGCATTTATCCGGCAGGCATTCCCGTAGCCCGCGTGGATAAAGTCGTCCGCGCTTCCGGTACGCCTTATTACGACACAGAACTGACCCCGTTTGCCGCCTTGCGCCGCAACCGCTTTGTTTTGGTTCTGTCTTCTTCCCATTCTTCCCAATAA
- the mreD gene encoding rod shape-determining protein MreD yields MNDFDDSYRAMPVGVIAASFAVTMLVDFMPFPFDVFFWLPELTALMLLYWSMHHPQRVGMGIAFLLGLIVDAATAATLGLHALSYTVMVYFVLNTRRQIMLYGHIMQIGAVLAALFCHQAVLVAARLFLNNQIITWQSFIAPLAGALLWPFLSQLMLMLTNFYRANR; encoded by the coding sequence ATGAACGATTTTGACGATTCCTACCGTGCCATGCCCGTCGGCGTGATTGCGGCAAGTTTTGCCGTAACCATGCTTGTCGATTTCATGCCTTTCCCCTTTGATGTGTTTTTTTGGCTGCCCGAACTGACTGCGCTGATGCTGCTTTATTGGTCTATGCACCATCCCCAACGCGTCGGCATGGGCATTGCGTTTTTGCTCGGCTTGATAGTCGATGCCGCAACGGCAGCGACTTTGGGGCTGCACGCATTGTCTTATACGGTCATGGTGTATTTCGTCTTGAACACGCGCCGTCAAATCATGCTCTACGGCCACATCATGCAGATCGGGGCGGTATTGGCAGCATTGTTCTGCCATCAGGCGGTCTTGGTGGCGGCGCGCCTGTTCCTCAACAACCAAATCATTACTTGGCAAAGTTTCATCGCGCCTTTGGCAGGCGCGCTGCTTTGGCCTTTCTTGAGCCAGTTGATGCTGATGCTGACCAATTTCTATCGCGCCAACAGATAA
- the mrdA gene encoding penicillin-binding protein 2, producing the protein MSILNTMKRRLKNGGSGKTQTAKAAQADSLLRLLVAFILIVVLFAALVARFVYLQVFRHDDFSGQASSNRITLIPTPPVRGEIVDVNGVPLAKNYPVFSLEVIPSRIEGKMEDVIEALRKYVDITPTDLKRFHKYRESYRKFENIPLKLRLTDEEAAKLSVHLNEFKGVEVNSRTFREYPYGKLTSHFLGYIGRISDKDQEILEEEGLTALYRGSTHIGKSGLEKYYEPQLHGAPGYQEVEKDAYGNIVRVLKNVPSRMGQTLRLGMDIRMQQEADKILGDRRGAIVAINPQDGTVLAFVSKPSFDPNLFIDGIDSETWKALNDDWKKPLVNRVTQGLYPPGSTFKPFMGMALLESGKITQTTVVPAPGAWSIPGSRHVFRDSVRSGHGSANLSKAIQVSSDTFFYRLGYEMGIDKASPYLAQFGFGKKTGIDLPSEYTGVLPSREWKAKRFAKSSDPTAKEWRAGEMVSVSIGQGYNAYTPLQMAHATASLANNGVVYQPHLVKELLDFDKRKITRINPNPEYKIPFKQDNFEYVKQAMEKVLKPGGTAHRIGGGLAYSMGGKTGTAQVVQIKQGGRYNAAALREQHRDHAWFISFAPLEKPEIAIAVILENGGWGAYAAPLARSLTDFYMLNVKPQQFSDDPDAGGMPEPQQHRTQPQPPTIFQKAYGLKQEEANHE; encoded by the coding sequence ATGTCTATACTGAATACTATGAAACGTCGTCTGAAAAATGGCGGTAGCGGTAAAACACAGACTGCAAAGGCGGCGCAAGCCGATTCTTTATTGCGTCTGCTGGTAGCGTTTATCCTGATTGTGGTTCTGTTTGCCGCATTGGTGGCTCGGTTTGTTTATTTGCAGGTGTTCCGGCATGACGATTTTTCCGGACAGGCATCCAGCAACCGCATCACATTAATTCCGACCCCGCCTGTCCGCGGCGAAATCGTAGATGTCAACGGCGTACCGCTGGCAAAAAACTATCCCGTGTTCTCTCTGGAAGTCATCCCCAGCCGCATTGAGGGCAAGATGGAGGATGTCATCGAAGCCCTGCGGAAGTATGTCGATATTACGCCTACTGATTTGAAGCGTTTCCACAAATACCGCGAAAGCTACCGCAAATTTGAAAACATCCCGCTCAAGCTGCGCCTGACAGATGAAGAAGCGGCGAAATTGTCCGTGCATCTTAATGAATTTAAAGGTGTAGAAGTCAATTCGCGCACTTTCCGCGAGTATCCTTATGGCAAGCTGACTTCACACTTTTTAGGTTACATCGGCCGCATCAGCGACAAAGATCAGGAAATTTTGGAAGAAGAGGGCTTGACTGCACTCTATCGCGGCAGCACGCACATCGGCAAATCGGGGCTGGAAAAATATTACGAACCGCAGCTTCATGGCGCGCCCGGCTATCAAGAAGTGGAAAAAGACGCTTACGGCAATATTGTTCGCGTCTTGAAAAACGTGCCGTCGCGCATGGGGCAAACTTTGCGCTTGGGCATGGACATCCGCATGCAACAAGAGGCGGACAAAATATTGGGAGACAGGCGCGGGGCGATTGTTGCCATCAATCCGCAAGACGGTACGGTATTGGCTTTCGTTTCCAAACCATCTTTCGATCCCAACCTCTTTATCGACGGCATCGACAGCGAAACTTGGAAAGCCTTGAATGACGACTGGAAAAAGCCGTTGGTCAACCGCGTAACGCAAGGTCTGTATCCGCCGGGCTCGACGTTTAAGCCATTTATGGGCATGGCTTTGCTGGAAAGCGGCAAAATTACCCAAACAACGGTCGTTCCCGCGCCCGGTGCATGGAGCATTCCCGGCAGCCGTCACGTTTTCCGAGATTCCGTACGCAGCGGACACGGCTCGGCGAATTTGAGCAAGGCGATACAGGTGTCGTCCGATACCTTTTTCTACCGCTTGGGCTACGAAATGGGCATAGACAAAGCGTCGCCGTATTTAGCGCAATTCGGGTTCGGTAAAAAAACCGGCATCGACCTGCCCAGCGAATATACGGGCGTTTTGCCCAGCCGCGAATGGAAGGCGAAACGCTTTGCCAAATCGTCCGATCCTACCGCCAAAGAATGGCGTGCAGGCGAGATGGTCTCGGTCAGCATCGGGCAGGGTTACAACGCCTACACCCCGCTGCAAATGGCACATGCCACCGCTTCGCTCGCCAATAACGGCGTGGTTTATCAACCGCATTTGGTGAAAGAATTGTTGGATTTCGACAAACGCAAAATCACGCGTATCAATCCCAATCCCGAATACAAAATCCCGTTCAAACAAGACAACTTCGAATACGTCAAACAGGCAATGGAGAAAGTCTTGAAACCGGGCGGTACGGCACACCGCATCGGCGGCGGTTTGGCTTACAGCATGGGCGGCAAAACGGGCACGGCGCAGGTTGTGCAAATCAAGCAGGGCGGTCGTTACAACGCCGCAGCCTTGCGCGAGCAACACCGCGACCATGCGTGGTTTATTTCGTTCGCTCCCTTGGAAAAACCTGAAATCGCCATTGCCGTGATTCTGGAAAACGGCGGCTGGGGTGCCTACGCCGCACCGCTTGCCCGCAGCCTGACCGATTTTTATATGCTCAACGTCAAGCCGCAGCAGTTTTCAGACGACCCCGACGCAGGCGGAATGCCCGAACCGCAACAACACCGCACACAACCCCAACCGCCGACCATATTCCAAAAAGCCTACGGTCTGAAACAGGAGGAAGCAAATCATGAATGA
- a CDS encoding rod shape-determining protein RodA codes for MNETVGMWAKIKRTVSAPIDPWLFFPMLAIYIMSLFLLYSADGQDFGQLEHKTLHTVFGFALLWFVASFKPRDAAKVALPMYLIGVLLLVAVEVAGVTVNGSTRWLELGFTRIQPSEIMKIVLPMTVAWYFQRHEGRLKWFHYIIAMLLILIPVALILKQPDLGTAVLIMASGIFIVFFAGLPWKVIFAAIIAFVAALPLLWNYGMHDYQKTRVLTLFDPTQDPLGAGYHIIQAMIAIGSGGVWGKGWLNGTQTHLDYIPESTTDFIFAVYGEEFGLIGNILLLLVYFVILTRGLLIAAKAQSLYSRTLAGALTMTFFCYAFVNMGMVSGILPVVGVPLPLVSYGGTATLSIMTVLALLMGISSEHKTKRHYEFNDKADVNVSTKNK; via the coding sequence ATGAATGAAACGGTCGGAATGTGGGCAAAAATCAAGCGCACCGTATCTGCTCCGATAGACCCGTGGCTGTTTTTCCCCATGCTCGCCATCTACATCATGAGCCTGTTTTTGCTCTATTCAGCGGACGGGCAGGATTTCGGCCAGCTTGAACACAAAACCCTGCATACGGTTTTCGGCTTCGCCCTGCTGTGGTTTGTCGCCTCGTTCAAGCCGCGTGATGCCGCAAAGGTTGCGCTGCCGATGTACCTGATTGGCGTGTTGCTGCTTGTCGCCGTCGAAGTCGCAGGCGTGACCGTCAATGGCTCTACACGCTGGTTGGAACTGGGGTTCACGCGCATCCAGCCGTCCGAAATCATGAAAATCGTCCTGCCCATGACCGTCGCTTGGTACTTCCAACGGCACGAAGGTCGTCTGAAATGGTTTCACTACATCATCGCCATGCTTTTAATCCTCATCCCCGTTGCGCTGATTTTGAAACAGCCCGACTTGGGTACGGCAGTTTTGATTATGGCATCGGGTATTTTCATCGTCTTTTTCGCAGGCCTGCCGTGGAAAGTCATCTTTGCCGCCATCATTGCCTTTGTTGCCGCATTGCCGCTTTTGTGGAACTACGGGATGCACGACTATCAGAAAACCCGCGTTCTGACGCTGTTTGACCCGACGCAGGACCCTTTGGGCGCAGGCTACCACATCATCCAGGCCATGATTGCCATCGGTTCGGGCGGCGTTTGGGGAAAAGGCTGGCTCAACGGCACACAAACGCATTTGGATTACATTCCCGAGTCCACGACCGACTTCATTTTTGCCGTGTATGGCGAAGAATTCGGTTTGATCGGCAACATCTTGCTGCTGCTGGTTTATTTCGTTATTCTGACGCGCGGACTGCTGATTGCCGCCAAAGCCCAATCGCTTTACAGCCGCACGCTCGCCGGCGCATTAACCATGACTTTTTTCTGCTACGCCTTTGTGAACATGGGCATGGTGAGCGGCATTTTGCCCGTTGTCGGCGTCCCTCTGCCGTTGGTCAGCTACGGCGGTACTGCAACGCTTTCCATCATGACCGTACTTGCGCTACTAATGGGTATTTCCAGCGAACATAAAACCAAACGCCACTACGAATTCAACGATAAAGCGGACGTAAACGTCTCTACAAAAAACAAATAA
- a CDS encoding MarC family protein: protein MELGVEIGKLLVAFLVLINPFSALSIYLDLTQDHSTKEKRRIARTAALAVFIVITVFTLTGGMLLKILGISVGSFQVGGGILVLLIAISMMNGNDNPAKQNIGGDKEEGVVQHIQKNAKAIAVVPVAIPITIGPGGISTVIIYASAAKNYSDIALILAAGFLVSLICYAILVVAGRISKKLGTTGLTILNRIMGMMLAAVSVEIIVAGLKSIFPQLAG from the coding sequence ATGGAATTAGGTGTAGAAATCGGCAAACTTTTGGTTGCCTTCCTTGTATTGATTAACCCGTTCAGCGCGCTTTCGATTTACCTCGATTTGACACAGGATCACAGCACCAAAGAAAAGCGCCGCATCGCCCGCACCGCCGCACTCGCCGTCTTCATCGTCATTACCGTCTTCACCTTAACGGGCGGGATGTTGTTGAAAATCTTAGGCATCAGCGTCGGCTCTTTCCAAGTCGGCGGCGGTATTTTGGTCTTGCTCATCGCTATTTCCATGATGAACGGCAACGACAACCCCGCCAAACAAAATATCGGCGGAGACAAAGAAGAAGGCGTCGTACAACATATCCAGAAAAACGCCAAAGCCATCGCCGTCGTTCCCGTCGCCATCCCCATCACCATCGGTCCCGGCGGTATCTCCACCGTCATCATCTACGCCTCAGCCGCCAAAAATTACAGCGATATTGCTTTGATTCTCGCCGCAGGCTTCCTTGTCAGCCTGATTTGCTACGCCATCCTCGTTGTCGCCGGACGAATCAGCAAAAAACTGGGCACGACAGGGCTGACCATCCTCAACCGCATCATGGGCATGATGCTTGCCGCCGTCTCCGTAGAAATCATCGTTGCCGGATTGAAATCCATTTTCCCACAATTGGCAGGCTAG